Proteins encoded within one genomic window of Marasmius oreades isolate 03SP1 chromosome 4, whole genome shotgun sequence:
- a CDS encoding uncharacterized protein (CAZy:GH47) produces the protein MTILDMYMSIALSLRSLPHRPYFRNGLYAIVALSFLLLLFSWKNLGSNSYVPFPGEGVSDTPIVDEPSAVWEDRAEQVKSAFLFSYHAYERLAMPHDELRPVTGGYVDNFNGWGVSMIDSLDTMLLMGLKEEYSRALYEVEKMKFHLPEDKVAPYFETVIRYLGGLLSAYAITKDEILLQRADELAEKLDPVYKTPSRLPLYGINPSTGKTEGPEIGILAEIASMQLEYATLAKMTGKTKWSDRVNNIVRTLSQANLHRTGGMFPVGWNVTDGKPADTRLSAGAQADSAHEYLLKLYLLSDKTDKANLEMYIRMTTHLITNLLYLSPSRHLLYVTDSSHGQPTHTFEHLSCFLPGLLVLGVHTLPLDNLPSLGIDLNDLAAGGLFNEASQEYRLLKTYNLKELHMWAAEGLAQTCWLSYADQPTGLGPDEMIFRTTSRHAYPWMDAIEHWRKSGSRGAPPGIGDKRAVALTREQRLKGDARTRDYVLKKSGYLLRPETIESLYLMWHFTGDVKWRVRGWKIFEAIERYTKTQYGYASVRNVEHMSAPKLDELPSYFFAETLKYLYLMFRNDDLLPLDQWVLNTEAHPLPIKWTPNVRDN, from the exons ATGACTATACTCGACATGTACATGTCCATCGCACTCTCGCTGCGGTCTCTCCCCCATCGACCATATTTTAGGAATGGTCTCTACGCGATCGTCGCCCTCTCTTTCCTGCTTCTCCTATTTTCCTGGAAAAATTTGGGAAGCAACAGCTATGTGCCTTTTCCTGGAGAAGGCGTCTCCGATACACCTATAGTCGACGAACCTTCAGCTGTATGGGAAGATAGAGCCGAACAGGTCAAATCAGCATTTTTGTTCTCCTATCATGCGTACGAGCGACTCGCAATGCCTCATGACGAATTGAGACCGGTCACTGGTGGATACGTAGACAA CTTCAATGGATGGGGTGTTTCTATGATCGATAGTCTAGATACGATGCTCTTGATGGGACTCAAAGAGGAATACTCGCGCGCATTATACGAAGTAGAAAAGATGAAATTTCACCTTCCCGAA GACAAGGTGGCGCCATATTTTGAGACGGTTATCCGCTACTTAGGTGGTCTGTTGTCCGCTTACGCCATTACAAAAGATGAAATTCTCTTGCAACGCGCAGACGAGCTAGCAGAGAAATTAGATCCCGTATATAAAACCCCGAGTCGCCTGCCGTTATATGGAATCAATCCCTCAAC AGGTAAAACCGAAGGTCCAGAAATTGGAATTTTAGCCGAAATTGCTAGTATGCAGCTCGAGTATGCAACCCTTGCTAAAATGACAGGAAAAACGAAATGGTCCGATAGG GTGAATAACATTGTTCGAACGTTGTCTCAGGCTAATCTTCATCGCACCGGAGGAATGTTCCCAGTTGGATGGAATGTTACCGACGGAAAACCCGCCGACA CTCGCCTTTCAGCCGGTGCACAAGCAGACAGTGCCCACGAGTATCTCCTCAAATTATACCTATTAAGTGACAAAACCGATAAGGCCAACCTTGAAATGT ATATACGTATGACGACTCACCTTATCACCAACCTACTCTACCTGTCGCCTTCCCGACATCTACTCTATGTCACCGACTCGAGTCACGGACAACCCACACATACTTTCGAACATCTATCCTGCTTTCTGCCGGGACTGCTCGTGCTAGGTGTTCACACTCTTCCTCTCGACAACTTACCATCCCTCGGTATTGACCTCAACGACCTTGCCGCTGGGGGACTTTTCAATGAAGCCAGCCAGGAGTATCGTTTGCTCAAAACATATAACTTGAAAGAATTACATATGTGGGCTGCGGAAGGACTCGCACAGACTTGCTGGCTCTCTTACGCCGATCAGCCGACTGGGCTTGGGCCGGATGAGATGATCTTTAGAACAACGTCCAGACATGCATATCCATGGATGGATGCCATTGAGCATTGGCGGAAATCCGGCTCACGAGGAGCACCTCCTGGCATAGGTGATAAGCGGGCAGTTGCTTTGACAAGGGAACAGAGGTTGAAGGGAGATGCGAGAACCAGAGACTATGTACTAAAGAAGAGCGGATATCTGTTGAGGCCTGAG ACTATCGAGTCGCTGTATTTGATGTGGCACTTCACAGGAGACGTGAAGTGGCGGGTTCGTGGGTGGAAGATCTTTGAAGCGATAGAGCGGTATACAAAGACGCAGTACGGGTATGCTAGTGTCAGAAATGTTGAGCACATGTCAGCTCCCAAATTAGATGAACTTCCCAG CTACTTTTTTGCTGAAAC GCTGAAGTACCTCTATCTTATGTTCAGAAATGATGATCTTCTACCTTTAGATCAATGGGTGCTCAATACAGAGGCTCACCCTTTACCTATCAAATGGACACCCAATGTGAGAGATAATTGA
- a CDS encoding uncharacterized protein (CAZy:GH47) translates to MTILDMYMSIALSLRSLPHRPYFRNGLYAIVALSFLLLLFSWKNLGSNSYVPFPGEGVSDTPIVDEPSAVWEDRAEQVKSAFLFSYHAYERLAMPHDELRPVTGGYVDNFNGWGVSMIDSLDTMLLMGLKEEYSRALYEVEKMKFHLPEDKVAPYFETVIRYLGGLLSAYAITKDEILLQRADELAEKLDPVYKTPSRLPLYGINPSTGKTEGPEIGILAEIASMQLEYATLAKMTGKTKWSDRVNNIVRTLSQANLHRTGGMFPVGWNVTDGKPADTRLSAGAQADSAHEYLLKLYLLSDKTDKANLEMYIRMTTHLITNLLYLSPSRHLLYVTDSSHGQPTHTFEHLSCFLPGLLVLGVHTLPLDNLPSLGIDLNDLAAGGLFNEASQEYRLLKTYNLKELHMWAAEGLAQTCWLSYADQPTGLGPDEMIFRTTSRHAYPWMDAIEHWRKSGSRGAPPGIGDKRAVALTREQRLKGDARTRDYVLKKSGYLLRPETIESLYLMWHFTGDVKWRVRGWKIFEAIERYTKTQYGYASVRNVEHMSAPKLDELPSYFFAETLKYLYLMFRNDDLLPLDQWVLNTEAHPLPIKWTPNYLTKIIGYSHFTTCDYTYTSL, encoded by the exons ATGACTATACTCGACATGTACATGTCCATCGCACTCTCGCTGCGGTCTCTCCCCCATCGACCATATTTTAGGAATGGTCTCTACGCGATCGTCGCCCTCTCTTTCCTGCTTCTCCTATTTTCCTGGAAAAATTTGGGAAGCAACAGCTATGTGCCTTTTCCTGGAGAAGGCGTCTCCGATACACCTATAGTCGACGAACCTTCAGCTGTATGGGAAGATAGAGCCGAACAGGTCAAATCAGCATTTTTGTTCTCCTATCATGCGTACGAGCGACTCGCAATGCCTCATGACGAATTGAGACCGGTCACTGGTGGATACGTAGACAA CTTCAATGGATGGGGTGTTTCTATGATCGATAGTCTAGATACGATGCTCTTGATGGGACTCAAAGAGGAATACTCGCGCGCATTATACGAAGTAGAAAAGATGAAATTTCACCTTCCCGAA GACAAGGTGGCGCCATATTTTGAGACGGTTATCCGCTACTTAGGTGGTCTGTTGTCCGCTTACGCCATTACAAAAGATGAAATTCTCTTGCAACGCGCAGACGAGCTAGCAGAGAAATTAGATCCCGTATATAAAACCCCGAGTCGCCTGCCGTTATATGGAATCAATCCCTCAAC AGGTAAAACCGAAGGTCCAGAAATTGGAATTTTAGCCGAAATTGCTAGTATGCAGCTCGAGTATGCAACCCTTGCTAAAATGACAGGAAAAACGAAATGGTCCGATAGG GTGAATAACATTGTTCGAACGTTGTCTCAGGCTAATCTTCATCGCACCGGAGGAATGTTCCCAGTTGGATGGAATGTTACCGACGGAAAACCCGCCGACA CTCGCCTTTCAGCCGGTGCACAAGCAGACAGTGCCCACGAGTATCTCCTCAAATTATACCTATTAAGTGACAAAACCGATAAGGCCAACCTTGAAATGT ATATACGTATGACGACTCACCTTATCACCAACCTACTCTACCTGTCGCCTTCCCGACATCTACTCTATGTCACCGACTCGAGTCACGGACAACCCACACATACTTTCGAACATCTATCCTGCTTTCTGCCGGGACTGCTCGTGCTAGGTGTTCACACTCTTCCTCTCGACAACTTACCATCCCTCGGTATTGACCTCAACGACCTTGCCGCTGGGGGACTTTTCAATGAAGCCAGCCAGGAGTATCGTTTGCTCAAAACATATAACTTGAAAGAATTACATATGTGGGCTGCGGAAGGACTCGCACAGACTTGCTGGCTCTCTTACGCCGATCAGCCGACTGGGCTTGGGCCGGATGAGATGATCTTTAGAACAACGTCCAGACATGCATATCCATGGATGGATGCCATTGAGCATTGGCGGAAATCCGGCTCACGAGGAGCACCTCCTGGCATAGGTGATAAGCGGGCAGTTGCTTTGACAAGGGAACAGAGGTTGAAGGGAGATGCGAGAACCAGAGACTATGTACTAAAGAAGAGCGGATATCTGTTGAGGCCTGAG ACTATCGAGTCGCTGTATTTGATGTGGCACTTCACAGGAGACGTGAAGTGGCGGGTTCGTGGGTGGAAGATCTTTGAAGCGATAGAGCGGTATACAAAGACGCAGTACGGGTATGCTAGTGTCAGAAATGTTGAGCACATGTCAGCTCCCAAATTAGATGAACTTCCCAG CTACTTTTTTGCTGAAAC GCTGAAGTACCTCTATCTTATGTTCAGAAATGATGATCTTCTACCTTTAGATCAATGGGTGCTCAATACAGAGGCTCACCCTTTACCTATCAAATGGACACCCAAT TACTTGACCAAAATCATAGGTTATAGCCACTTTACAACATGTGATTATACTTATACTTCATTATGA
- the MSRB2 gene encoding peptide-methionine (R)-S-oxide reductase (BUSCO:EOG09264NEF), producing the protein MLLRLIPKARFSGLVLLSSVAPLSRRPIMSKAKSEEEWRAVLSPEQFKILRQKGTERPGTGEYDHHSEKGVYECAGCGTPLYQSNTKFNSGCGWPAFFDAIPGAVSRHEDRTWGMTRIEITCSACGGHLGHVFKGEGFPNPIDERHCVNSISLKFKEE; encoded by the exons ATGCTTTTGCGTTTGATCCCCAAAGCCAGATTCAGCGGACTAGTTCTGTTATCCTCTGTCGCACCTTTATCGAGACGTCCCATCATGTCCAAAGCAAAATCCGAAGAAGAATGGCGGGCAGTCCTTTCACCTGAGCAG TTCAAAATTCTGCGTCAAAAGGGTACGGAGCGTCCAGGTACAGGAGAATACGACCATCACTCTGAGAAGGGCGTGTATGAGTGTGCTGGTTGCGGAACTCCATTATACCAGAGCAACACCAAGTTCAAC AGTGGATGTGGTTGGCCTGCTTTCTTTGATG CTATTCCTGGTGCTGTTTCACGACATGAAGACCGAACCTGGGGGATGACACGGATAGAAATCACTTGTTCAGCCTGTGGGGGGCATTTAGGACATGTCTTTAAAGGAGAAGGTTTTCCCAATCCCA TTGATGAACGTCATTGTGTCAACTCGATTTCCTTAAAGTTCAAGGAAGAATGA
- a CDS encoding uncharacterized protein (BUSCO:EOG0926388H), whose protein sequence is MAGSAQDIAKAAKAAFEESQLILSDERVKALRIIRDSLESNKAEILRANEEDLAAAKLEVDAGRMSEVMVKRLDLNKGDKWDSMLQGVLDVANLPGPTGTVTYASELDEGLELYRVTCPIGVLLVIFEARPEVVVNIASLAIKSGNAAILKGGKESNHTTSLLSKAISEGLSKTALPVTFIQTIQTRAEVSSLLELDQYIDLIIPRGSNSLVRNIQNNTRIPVMGHADGLCSVYLDEHADLEKSVRVVIDSKTDYPAACNSAENLVIHEAVVHSIWPSVANALLAANVKLLCDSKSLEVLKEFTPPHSNYQSHVLPSEPSSYTTEHLDLTISVIVVPSLTAAIQFINSYSSHHTDSIVSESQQAASTFCRGVDSAGTFVNASTRFADGFRYGFGTEVGISTGRIHARGPVGLEGLVIYKYLLRSKSHGGHIVADFGPGKKQYKHSRIGNTTVPF, encoded by the exons atGGCTGGGTCCGCACAAGACATTGCAAAGGCTGCAAAAGCTGCGTTTGAAGAATCGCAGCTAATACTATCCGACGAGCGAGTTAAGGCACTGCGTATAATCAGAGATTCACTGGAGTCAAACAAGGCCGAAATCCTACGAGCAAATGAAGAAGATTTGGCG GCAGCGAAACTAGAGGTTGATGCTGGACGTATGTCGGAAGTGATGGTGAAAAGGCTCGATCTAAACAAGGGTGATAAATGGGATTCCATGCTACAAGGCGTCTTGGATGTTGCAAATCTTCCAGGCCCCACTGGAACAGTTACATACGCATCGGAATTAGACGAAGGCCTCGAACTTTATCGAGTTACTTGTCCGATTGGAGTGCTTCTGGTCATCTTTGAAGCGAGACCAGAGGTAGTGGTGAATATCGCTTCACTGGCAATAAAATCCG GGAACGCTGCTATATTGAAGGGCGGCAAAGAGTCAAACCACACAACATCCCTTCTTTCAAAAGCCATTTCTGAAGGTCTCTCGAAGACTGCACTCCCGGTAACGTTTATCCAGACCATCCAGACGCGGGCTGAAGTTTCCTCGCTGCTTGAGCTCGATCAATACATAGATCTTATTATTCCGCGAGGAAGCAATAGCCTTGTTCGTAACATACAGAACAATACGCGTATTCCTGTTATGGGGCATGCGGACGGACTGTGCTCTGTCTATCTGGACGAACATGCCGACCTCGAAAAGTCTGTTCGAGTAGTCATCGATTCCAAG ACCGACTACCCGGCTGCTTGCAATTCTGCGGAAAACCTTGTCATCCACGAAGCGGTCGTGCATTCAATATGGCCGTCAGTTGCGAATGCACTGTTGGCGGCTAACGTGAAACTTCTCTGTGATTCAAAAAGCTTAGAAGTTCTCAAAGAGTTCACCCCACCGCACTCAAACTACCAATCACACGTACTCCCTTCCGAGCCCTCGTCTTACACCACCGAGCACCTCGATCTCACGATATCCGTGATTGTCGTGCCCTCTCTAACCGCCGCCATCCAGTTCATAAATTCTTATTCTTCCCACCACACAGATAGTATCGTTTCCGAGTCGCAACAGGCTGCTTCAACCTTCTGCAGAGGGGTGGACTCTGCCGGTACCTTTGTCAATGCGAGCACACGTTTTGCCGATGGATTCCGGTACGGGTTCGGTACTGAAGTTGGTATCAGTACGGGTCGGATACACGCTAGAGGCCCTGTTGGTTTGGAGGGACTGGTCATTTACAAGTACCTGCTACGAAGCAAATCGCACGGGGGTCATATTGTTGCAGATTTCGGTCCGGGTAAAAAGCAGTATAAGCACAGCAGGATTGGTAACACTACTGTACCATTCTAA